A genomic stretch from Setaria italica strain Yugu1 chromosome VII, Setaria_italica_v2.0, whole genome shotgun sequence includes:
- the LOC101764397 gene encoding protein FAR1-RELATED SEQUENCE 5 isoform X6 translates to MDVRVIEINKKRAMEGMCARSVLVLPIPDQAMTGQVREAQRTAEKESDVAMVAEEGPEAAVTSAQDPEQDGGDHVSNDEENDDFKGCQKDRTEAEVDGDEDYFFPSVEDVEKARPPEVGMVFPTLQDAHRFLNVYGLLTGFVVKKGCNYKHKKITFVCNKSSKMKVTETGQKKRRSNAIEKTGCRMKVLVKLVEGRWEIKTVVNEHNHPLMSSPSLSTFFISHKYMSEEERIFSRILQESKIKPSQIMEIFKKLRSRLKHIPVRKMDANSLKQSDSQMEIRNTDIEITLEHVRRFQMEQPGFFYAIKTDDRNTVRSIFWTDARARLDYALYGDFISFDTSYTTREHNMLFAPLIGINGHGKAIVFGWGLLENEMADKADTFSWLLRTFLDVMDGKKPTTIITDQGSAMTKSIAEVFPTVFHRFSMWHVMRKAREIFEDFMENGPVMEADLTCLIANCLTIEEFEDGWKTMLEKYDAPPNEDLNLMYQTRLMWVPVYFKHAFCPFIRSTGRSESTDTIFKEHGLRKDAIENFFCQYDIFQKNVISPEDGYGLESTQKKTMYCTRQPIERHAAEVYTMGMFLKFQKELLDASAFNVFEIESGRVYAVKKTLDYEEAEFPGDSFSVEVDLGNNMFNCICSKFERDGMLCCHVLRLLTQFGVNVIPENYIRQRWTKKFREELQKLHGTEKTRSTVSQNAL, encoded by the exons GGTCCTGAAGCTGCTGTGACATCTGCTCAG GATCCGGAGCAAGATGGCGGGGACCATGTATCAAATGATGAAGAGAATGATGACTTTAAAGGGTGCCAAAAAGATAGAACTGAAGCAGAAGTTGATGGTGATGAAGACTACTTTTTCCCAAGTGTAGAAGATGTTGAAAAGGCTAGGCCCCCAGAGGTCGGCATGGTTTTTCCCACGCTACAAGATGCTCATCGTTTTCTCAATGTGTATGGGCTACTTACTGGATTCGTAGTCAAGAAAGGATGCAATTACAAACACAAGAAGATAACATTTGTGTGCAATAAAAGTAGCAAGATGAAAGTAACTGAAACAGGacagaagaaaaggagaagcaaTGCTATTGAGAAGACAGGATGCCGCATGAAGGTGCTTGTGAAACTTGTTGAAGGGAGATGGGAGATTAAAACAGTTGTCAATGAACATAACCATCCACTTATGAGCTCGCCTTCACTGTCCACGTTTTTTATTAGCCACAAGTACATGTCCGAGGAAGAGAGAATCTTCTCAAGAATATTGCAAGAAAGCAAAATTAAGCCGTCACAGATAATGGAAATTTTCAAGAAACTAAGGAGCAGATTAAAGCACATACCTGTCAGGAAAATGGATGCCAACAGCTTGAAACAGTCCGACAGTCAGATGGAGATCAGGAATACAGATATAGAGATCACACTGGAACATGTTAGAAGGTTTCAAATGGAACAGCCTGGGTTCTTCTATGCTATAAAGACTGATGATCGCAACACTGTAAGAAGTATATTTTGGACAGATGCACGAGCTAGACTTGATTATGCTTTATATGGAGATTTCATCTCGTTTGATACGAGTTATACCACTAGAGAACACAACATGCTGTTTGCACCATTAATTGGAATTAATGGGCATGGTAAGGCAATCGTTTTCGGTTGGGGTTTGCTTGAAAATGAGATGGCAGATAAGGCAGATACATTTTCTTGGTTACTCAGGACATTCTTGGATGTGATGGATGGCAAGAAACCAACTACAATAATCACAGATCAGGGTTCAGCTATGACAAAATCAATTGCCGAGGTATTCCCTACTGTTTTTCATAGGTTCAGCATGTGGCATGTTATGAGGAAAGCTAGAGAAATATTTGAAGATTTTATGGAAAATGGACCTGTAATGGAAGCTGATCTGACATGTCTGATTGCAAATTGTTTAACTATAGAAGAATTTGAGGATGGTTGGAAAACAATGCTTGAGAAATACGATGCACCACCAAATGAAGACTTAAATCTCATGTATCAGACAAGATTAATGTGGGTGCCTGTTTACTTCAAGCATGCCTTTTGTCCATTTATACGATCCACTGGACGTAGCGAGAGCACAGATACAATCTTCAAGGAGCATGGTCTGCGGAAGGATGCCATAGAAAACTTCTTCTGTCAGTATGACATCTTCCAGAAGAATGTTATTAGCCCTGAAGATGGGTATGGACTTGAGTCTACACAGAAAAAGACAATGTACTGCACAAGGCAGCCAATAGAGAGGCATGCTGCAGAAGTTTACACAATGGGAATGTTCTTGAAATTTCAGAAAGAGCTACTTGATGCATCAGCTTTCAATGTTTTTGAAATAGAAAGCGGCAGAGTTTATGCAGTTAAGAAAACACTGGACTATGAGGAGGCTGAATTTCCCGGAGACTCCTTTTCTGTTGAAGTTGACCTGGGGAACAACATGTTCAATTGCATATGTTCGAAATTCGAGCGAGACGGAATGCTTTGTTGCCATGTTCTGAGGCTACTCACGCAGTTTGGGGTTAACGTGATACCTGAGAACTACATTAGACAAAGATGGACAAAGAAGTTCAGAGAGGAGTTACAAAAGCTTCACGGCACGGAAAAGACAAGGTCAACTGTTTCACAGAATGCCTTGTGA
- the LOC101764397 gene encoding protein FAR1-RELATED SEQUENCE 5 isoform X4 translates to MDVRVIEINKKRAMEGMCARSVLVLPIPDQAMTGQVREAQRTAEKESDVAMVAEELPVFQLNCTEGNTLSEIQGPEAAVTSAQDPEQDGGDHVSNDEENDDFKGCQKDRTEAEVDGDEDYFFPSVEDVEKARPPEVGMVFPTLQDAHRFLNVYGLLTGFVVKKGCNYKHKKITFVCNKSSKMKVTETGQKKRRSNAIEKTGCRMKVLVKLVEGRWEIKTVVNEHNHPLMSSPSLSTFFISHKYMSEEERIFSRILQESKIKPSQIMEIFKKLRSRLKHIPVRKMDANSLKQSDSQMEIRNTDIEITLEHVRRFQMEQPGFFYAIKTDDRNTVRSIFWTDARARLDYALYGDFISFDTSYTTREHNMLFAPLIGINGHGKAIVFGWGLLENEMADKADTFSWLLRTFLDVMDGKKPTTIITDQGSAMTKSIAEVFPTVFHRFSMWHVMRKAREIFEDFMENGPVMEADLTCLIANCLTIEEFEDGWKTMLEKYDAPPNEDLNLMYQTRLMWVPVYFKHAFCPFIRSTGRSESTDTIFKEHGLRKDAIENFFCQYDIFQKNVISPEDGYGLESTQKKTMYCTRQPIERHAAEVYTMGMFLKFQKELLDASAFNVFEIESGRVYAVKKTLDYEEAEFPGDSFSVEVDLGNNMFNCICSKFERDGMLCCHVLRLLTQFGVNVIPENYIRQRWTKKFREELQKLHGTEKTRSTVSQNAL, encoded by the exons TTACCTGTTTTCCAGTTGAATTGTACAGAAGGTAATACTCTATCAGAAATACAGGGTCCTGAAGCTGCTGTGACATCTGCTCAG GATCCGGAGCAAGATGGCGGGGACCATGTATCAAATGATGAAGAGAATGATGACTTTAAAGGGTGCCAAAAAGATAGAACTGAAGCAGAAGTTGATGGTGATGAAGACTACTTTTTCCCAAGTGTAGAAGATGTTGAAAAGGCTAGGCCCCCAGAGGTCGGCATGGTTTTTCCCACGCTACAAGATGCTCATCGTTTTCTCAATGTGTATGGGCTACTTACTGGATTCGTAGTCAAGAAAGGATGCAATTACAAACACAAGAAGATAACATTTGTGTGCAATAAAAGTAGCAAGATGAAAGTAACTGAAACAGGacagaagaaaaggagaagcaaTGCTATTGAGAAGACAGGATGCCGCATGAAGGTGCTTGTGAAACTTGTTGAAGGGAGATGGGAGATTAAAACAGTTGTCAATGAACATAACCATCCACTTATGAGCTCGCCTTCACTGTCCACGTTTTTTATTAGCCACAAGTACATGTCCGAGGAAGAGAGAATCTTCTCAAGAATATTGCAAGAAAGCAAAATTAAGCCGTCACAGATAATGGAAATTTTCAAGAAACTAAGGAGCAGATTAAAGCACATACCTGTCAGGAAAATGGATGCCAACAGCTTGAAACAGTCCGACAGTCAGATGGAGATCAGGAATACAGATATAGAGATCACACTGGAACATGTTAGAAGGTTTCAAATGGAACAGCCTGGGTTCTTCTATGCTATAAAGACTGATGATCGCAACACTGTAAGAAGTATATTTTGGACAGATGCACGAGCTAGACTTGATTATGCTTTATATGGAGATTTCATCTCGTTTGATACGAGTTATACCACTAGAGAACACAACATGCTGTTTGCACCATTAATTGGAATTAATGGGCATGGTAAGGCAATCGTTTTCGGTTGGGGTTTGCTTGAAAATGAGATGGCAGATAAGGCAGATACATTTTCTTGGTTACTCAGGACATTCTTGGATGTGATGGATGGCAAGAAACCAACTACAATAATCACAGATCAGGGTTCAGCTATGACAAAATCAATTGCCGAGGTATTCCCTACTGTTTTTCATAGGTTCAGCATGTGGCATGTTATGAGGAAAGCTAGAGAAATATTTGAAGATTTTATGGAAAATGGACCTGTAATGGAAGCTGATCTGACATGTCTGATTGCAAATTGTTTAACTATAGAAGAATTTGAGGATGGTTGGAAAACAATGCTTGAGAAATACGATGCACCACCAAATGAAGACTTAAATCTCATGTATCAGACAAGATTAATGTGGGTGCCTGTTTACTTCAAGCATGCCTTTTGTCCATTTATACGATCCACTGGACGTAGCGAGAGCACAGATACAATCTTCAAGGAGCATGGTCTGCGGAAGGATGCCATAGAAAACTTCTTCTGTCAGTATGACATCTTCCAGAAGAATGTTATTAGCCCTGAAGATGGGTATGGACTTGAGTCTACACAGAAAAAGACAATGTACTGCACAAGGCAGCCAATAGAGAGGCATGCTGCAGAAGTTTACACAATGGGAATGTTCTTGAAATTTCAGAAAGAGCTACTTGATGCATCAGCTTTCAATGTTTTTGAAATAGAAAGCGGCAGAGTTTATGCAGTTAAGAAAACACTGGACTATGAGGAGGCTGAATTTCCCGGAGACTCCTTTTCTGTTGAAGTTGACCTGGGGAACAACATGTTCAATTGCATATGTTCGAAATTCGAGCGAGACGGAATGCTTTGTTGCCATGTTCTGAGGCTACTCACGCAGTTTGGGGTTAACGTGATACCTGAGAACTACATTAGACAAAGATGGACAAAGAAGTTCAGAGAGGAGTTACAAAAGCTTCACGGCACGGAAAAGACAAGGTCAACTGTTTCACAGAATGCCTTGTGA
- the LOC101764397 gene encoding protein FAR1-RELATED SEQUENCE 5 isoform X1, translated as MDVRVIEINKKRAMEGMCARSVLVLPIPDQAMTGQVQVREAQRTAEKESDVAMVAEEQLPVFQLNCTEGNTLSEIQGPEAAVTSAQDPEQDGGDHVSNDEENDDFKGCQKDRTEAEVDGDEDYFFPSVEDVEKARPPEVGMVFPTLQDAHRFLNVYGLLTGFVVKKGCNYKHKKITFVCNKSSKMKVTETGQKKRRSNAIEKTGCRMKVLVKLVEGRWEIKTVVNEHNHPLMSSPSLSTFFISHKYMSEEERIFSRILQESKIKPSQIMEIFKKLRSRLKHIPVRKMDANSLKQSDSQMEIRNTDIEITLEHVRRFQMEQPGFFYAIKTDDRNTVRSIFWTDARARLDYALYGDFISFDTSYTTREHNMLFAPLIGINGHGKAIVFGWGLLENEMADKADTFSWLLRTFLDVMDGKKPTTIITDQGSAMTKSIAEVFPTVFHRFSMWHVMRKAREIFEDFMENGPVMEADLTCLIANCLTIEEFEDGWKTMLEKYDAPPNEDLNLMYQTRLMWVPVYFKHAFCPFIRSTGRSESTDTIFKEHGLRKDAIENFFCQYDIFQKNVISPEDGYGLESTQKKTMYCTRQPIERHAAEVYTMGMFLKFQKELLDASAFNVFEIESGRVYAVKKTLDYEEAEFPGDSFSVEVDLGNNMFNCICSKFERDGMLCCHVLRLLTQFGVNVIPENYIRQRWTKKFREELQKLHGTEKTRSTVSQNAL; from the exons CAGTTACCTGTTTTCCAGTTGAATTGTACAGAAGGTAATACTCTATCAGAAATACAGGGTCCTGAAGCTGCTGTGACATCTGCTCAG GATCCGGAGCAAGATGGCGGGGACCATGTATCAAATGATGAAGAGAATGATGACTTTAAAGGGTGCCAAAAAGATAGAACTGAAGCAGAAGTTGATGGTGATGAAGACTACTTTTTCCCAAGTGTAGAAGATGTTGAAAAGGCTAGGCCCCCAGAGGTCGGCATGGTTTTTCCCACGCTACAAGATGCTCATCGTTTTCTCAATGTGTATGGGCTACTTACTGGATTCGTAGTCAAGAAAGGATGCAATTACAAACACAAGAAGATAACATTTGTGTGCAATAAAAGTAGCAAGATGAAAGTAACTGAAACAGGacagaagaaaaggagaagcaaTGCTATTGAGAAGACAGGATGCCGCATGAAGGTGCTTGTGAAACTTGTTGAAGGGAGATGGGAGATTAAAACAGTTGTCAATGAACATAACCATCCACTTATGAGCTCGCCTTCACTGTCCACGTTTTTTATTAGCCACAAGTACATGTCCGAGGAAGAGAGAATCTTCTCAAGAATATTGCAAGAAAGCAAAATTAAGCCGTCACAGATAATGGAAATTTTCAAGAAACTAAGGAGCAGATTAAAGCACATACCTGTCAGGAAAATGGATGCCAACAGCTTGAAACAGTCCGACAGTCAGATGGAGATCAGGAATACAGATATAGAGATCACACTGGAACATGTTAGAAGGTTTCAAATGGAACAGCCTGGGTTCTTCTATGCTATAAAGACTGATGATCGCAACACTGTAAGAAGTATATTTTGGACAGATGCACGAGCTAGACTTGATTATGCTTTATATGGAGATTTCATCTCGTTTGATACGAGTTATACCACTAGAGAACACAACATGCTGTTTGCACCATTAATTGGAATTAATGGGCATGGTAAGGCAATCGTTTTCGGTTGGGGTTTGCTTGAAAATGAGATGGCAGATAAGGCAGATACATTTTCTTGGTTACTCAGGACATTCTTGGATGTGATGGATGGCAAGAAACCAACTACAATAATCACAGATCAGGGTTCAGCTATGACAAAATCAATTGCCGAGGTATTCCCTACTGTTTTTCATAGGTTCAGCATGTGGCATGTTATGAGGAAAGCTAGAGAAATATTTGAAGATTTTATGGAAAATGGACCTGTAATGGAAGCTGATCTGACATGTCTGATTGCAAATTGTTTAACTATAGAAGAATTTGAGGATGGTTGGAAAACAATGCTTGAGAAATACGATGCACCACCAAATGAAGACTTAAATCTCATGTATCAGACAAGATTAATGTGGGTGCCTGTTTACTTCAAGCATGCCTTTTGTCCATTTATACGATCCACTGGACGTAGCGAGAGCACAGATACAATCTTCAAGGAGCATGGTCTGCGGAAGGATGCCATAGAAAACTTCTTCTGTCAGTATGACATCTTCCAGAAGAATGTTATTAGCCCTGAAGATGGGTATGGACTTGAGTCTACACAGAAAAAGACAATGTACTGCACAAGGCAGCCAATAGAGAGGCATGCTGCAGAAGTTTACACAATGGGAATGTTCTTGAAATTTCAGAAAGAGCTACTTGATGCATCAGCTTTCAATGTTTTTGAAATAGAAAGCGGCAGAGTTTATGCAGTTAAGAAAACACTGGACTATGAGGAGGCTGAATTTCCCGGAGACTCCTTTTCTGTTGAAGTTGACCTGGGGAACAACATGTTCAATTGCATATGTTCGAAATTCGAGCGAGACGGAATGCTTTGTTGCCATGTTCTGAGGCTACTCACGCAGTTTGGGGTTAACGTGATACCTGAGAACTACATTAGACAAAGATGGACAAAGAAGTTCAGAGAGGAGTTACAAAAGCTTCACGGCACGGAAAAGACAAGGTCAACTGTTTCACAGAATGCCTTGTGA
- the LOC101764397 gene encoding protein FAR1-RELATED SEQUENCE 5 isoform X2 — MDVRVIEINKKRAMEGMCARSVLVLPIPDQAMTGQVQVREAQRTAEKESDVAMVAEELPVFQLNCTEGNTLSEIQGPEAAVTSAQDPEQDGGDHVSNDEENDDFKGCQKDRTEAEVDGDEDYFFPSVEDVEKARPPEVGMVFPTLQDAHRFLNVYGLLTGFVVKKGCNYKHKKITFVCNKSSKMKVTETGQKKRRSNAIEKTGCRMKVLVKLVEGRWEIKTVVNEHNHPLMSSPSLSTFFISHKYMSEEERIFSRILQESKIKPSQIMEIFKKLRSRLKHIPVRKMDANSLKQSDSQMEIRNTDIEITLEHVRRFQMEQPGFFYAIKTDDRNTVRSIFWTDARARLDYALYGDFISFDTSYTTREHNMLFAPLIGINGHGKAIVFGWGLLENEMADKADTFSWLLRTFLDVMDGKKPTTIITDQGSAMTKSIAEVFPTVFHRFSMWHVMRKAREIFEDFMENGPVMEADLTCLIANCLTIEEFEDGWKTMLEKYDAPPNEDLNLMYQTRLMWVPVYFKHAFCPFIRSTGRSESTDTIFKEHGLRKDAIENFFCQYDIFQKNVISPEDGYGLESTQKKTMYCTRQPIERHAAEVYTMGMFLKFQKELLDASAFNVFEIESGRVYAVKKTLDYEEAEFPGDSFSVEVDLGNNMFNCICSKFERDGMLCCHVLRLLTQFGVNVIPENYIRQRWTKKFREELQKLHGTEKTRSTVSQNAL, encoded by the exons TTACCTGTTTTCCAGTTGAATTGTACAGAAGGTAATACTCTATCAGAAATACAGGGTCCTGAAGCTGCTGTGACATCTGCTCAG GATCCGGAGCAAGATGGCGGGGACCATGTATCAAATGATGAAGAGAATGATGACTTTAAAGGGTGCCAAAAAGATAGAACTGAAGCAGAAGTTGATGGTGATGAAGACTACTTTTTCCCAAGTGTAGAAGATGTTGAAAAGGCTAGGCCCCCAGAGGTCGGCATGGTTTTTCCCACGCTACAAGATGCTCATCGTTTTCTCAATGTGTATGGGCTACTTACTGGATTCGTAGTCAAGAAAGGATGCAATTACAAACACAAGAAGATAACATTTGTGTGCAATAAAAGTAGCAAGATGAAAGTAACTGAAACAGGacagaagaaaaggagaagcaaTGCTATTGAGAAGACAGGATGCCGCATGAAGGTGCTTGTGAAACTTGTTGAAGGGAGATGGGAGATTAAAACAGTTGTCAATGAACATAACCATCCACTTATGAGCTCGCCTTCACTGTCCACGTTTTTTATTAGCCACAAGTACATGTCCGAGGAAGAGAGAATCTTCTCAAGAATATTGCAAGAAAGCAAAATTAAGCCGTCACAGATAATGGAAATTTTCAAGAAACTAAGGAGCAGATTAAAGCACATACCTGTCAGGAAAATGGATGCCAACAGCTTGAAACAGTCCGACAGTCAGATGGAGATCAGGAATACAGATATAGAGATCACACTGGAACATGTTAGAAGGTTTCAAATGGAACAGCCTGGGTTCTTCTATGCTATAAAGACTGATGATCGCAACACTGTAAGAAGTATATTTTGGACAGATGCACGAGCTAGACTTGATTATGCTTTATATGGAGATTTCATCTCGTTTGATACGAGTTATACCACTAGAGAACACAACATGCTGTTTGCACCATTAATTGGAATTAATGGGCATGGTAAGGCAATCGTTTTCGGTTGGGGTTTGCTTGAAAATGAGATGGCAGATAAGGCAGATACATTTTCTTGGTTACTCAGGACATTCTTGGATGTGATGGATGGCAAGAAACCAACTACAATAATCACAGATCAGGGTTCAGCTATGACAAAATCAATTGCCGAGGTATTCCCTACTGTTTTTCATAGGTTCAGCATGTGGCATGTTATGAGGAAAGCTAGAGAAATATTTGAAGATTTTATGGAAAATGGACCTGTAATGGAAGCTGATCTGACATGTCTGATTGCAAATTGTTTAACTATAGAAGAATTTGAGGATGGTTGGAAAACAATGCTTGAGAAATACGATGCACCACCAAATGAAGACTTAAATCTCATGTATCAGACAAGATTAATGTGGGTGCCTGTTTACTTCAAGCATGCCTTTTGTCCATTTATACGATCCACTGGACGTAGCGAGAGCACAGATACAATCTTCAAGGAGCATGGTCTGCGGAAGGATGCCATAGAAAACTTCTTCTGTCAGTATGACATCTTCCAGAAGAATGTTATTAGCCCTGAAGATGGGTATGGACTTGAGTCTACACAGAAAAAGACAATGTACTGCACAAGGCAGCCAATAGAGAGGCATGCTGCAGAAGTTTACACAATGGGAATGTTCTTGAAATTTCAGAAAGAGCTACTTGATGCATCAGCTTTCAATGTTTTTGAAATAGAAAGCGGCAGAGTTTATGCAGTTAAGAAAACACTGGACTATGAGGAGGCTGAATTTCCCGGAGACTCCTTTTCTGTTGAAGTTGACCTGGGGAACAACATGTTCAATTGCATATGTTCGAAATTCGAGCGAGACGGAATGCTTTGTTGCCATGTTCTGAGGCTACTCACGCAGTTTGGGGTTAACGTGATACCTGAGAACTACATTAGACAAAGATGGACAAAGAAGTTCAGAGAGGAGTTACAAAAGCTTCACGGCACGGAAAAGACAAGGTCAACTGTTTCACAGAATGCCTTGTGA
- the LOC101764397 gene encoding protein FAR1-RELATED SEQUENCE 5 isoform X3, producing MDVRVIEINKKRAMEGMCARSVLVLPIPDQAMTGQVREAQRTAEKESDVAMVAEEQLPVFQLNCTEGNTLSEIQGPEAAVTSAQDPEQDGGDHVSNDEENDDFKGCQKDRTEAEVDGDEDYFFPSVEDVEKARPPEVGMVFPTLQDAHRFLNVYGLLTGFVVKKGCNYKHKKITFVCNKSSKMKVTETGQKKRRSNAIEKTGCRMKVLVKLVEGRWEIKTVVNEHNHPLMSSPSLSTFFISHKYMSEEERIFSRILQESKIKPSQIMEIFKKLRSRLKHIPVRKMDANSLKQSDSQMEIRNTDIEITLEHVRRFQMEQPGFFYAIKTDDRNTVRSIFWTDARARLDYALYGDFISFDTSYTTREHNMLFAPLIGINGHGKAIVFGWGLLENEMADKADTFSWLLRTFLDVMDGKKPTTIITDQGSAMTKSIAEVFPTVFHRFSMWHVMRKAREIFEDFMENGPVMEADLTCLIANCLTIEEFEDGWKTMLEKYDAPPNEDLNLMYQTRLMWVPVYFKHAFCPFIRSTGRSESTDTIFKEHGLRKDAIENFFCQYDIFQKNVISPEDGYGLESTQKKTMYCTRQPIERHAAEVYTMGMFLKFQKELLDASAFNVFEIESGRVYAVKKTLDYEEAEFPGDSFSVEVDLGNNMFNCICSKFERDGMLCCHVLRLLTQFGVNVIPENYIRQRWTKKFREELQKLHGTEKTRSTVSQNAL from the exons CAGTTACCTGTTTTCCAGTTGAATTGTACAGAAGGTAATACTCTATCAGAAATACAGGGTCCTGAAGCTGCTGTGACATCTGCTCAG GATCCGGAGCAAGATGGCGGGGACCATGTATCAAATGATGAAGAGAATGATGACTTTAAAGGGTGCCAAAAAGATAGAACTGAAGCAGAAGTTGATGGTGATGAAGACTACTTTTTCCCAAGTGTAGAAGATGTTGAAAAGGCTAGGCCCCCAGAGGTCGGCATGGTTTTTCCCACGCTACAAGATGCTCATCGTTTTCTCAATGTGTATGGGCTACTTACTGGATTCGTAGTCAAGAAAGGATGCAATTACAAACACAAGAAGATAACATTTGTGTGCAATAAAAGTAGCAAGATGAAAGTAACTGAAACAGGacagaagaaaaggagaagcaaTGCTATTGAGAAGACAGGATGCCGCATGAAGGTGCTTGTGAAACTTGTTGAAGGGAGATGGGAGATTAAAACAGTTGTCAATGAACATAACCATCCACTTATGAGCTCGCCTTCACTGTCCACGTTTTTTATTAGCCACAAGTACATGTCCGAGGAAGAGAGAATCTTCTCAAGAATATTGCAAGAAAGCAAAATTAAGCCGTCACAGATAATGGAAATTTTCAAGAAACTAAGGAGCAGATTAAAGCACATACCTGTCAGGAAAATGGATGCCAACAGCTTGAAACAGTCCGACAGTCAGATGGAGATCAGGAATACAGATATAGAGATCACACTGGAACATGTTAGAAGGTTTCAAATGGAACAGCCTGGGTTCTTCTATGCTATAAAGACTGATGATCGCAACACTGTAAGAAGTATATTTTGGACAGATGCACGAGCTAGACTTGATTATGCTTTATATGGAGATTTCATCTCGTTTGATACGAGTTATACCACTAGAGAACACAACATGCTGTTTGCACCATTAATTGGAATTAATGGGCATGGTAAGGCAATCGTTTTCGGTTGGGGTTTGCTTGAAAATGAGATGGCAGATAAGGCAGATACATTTTCTTGGTTACTCAGGACATTCTTGGATGTGATGGATGGCAAGAAACCAACTACAATAATCACAGATCAGGGTTCAGCTATGACAAAATCAATTGCCGAGGTATTCCCTACTGTTTTTCATAGGTTCAGCATGTGGCATGTTATGAGGAAAGCTAGAGAAATATTTGAAGATTTTATGGAAAATGGACCTGTAATGGAAGCTGATCTGACATGTCTGATTGCAAATTGTTTAACTATAGAAGAATTTGAGGATGGTTGGAAAACAATGCTTGAGAAATACGATGCACCACCAAATGAAGACTTAAATCTCATGTATCAGACAAGATTAATGTGGGTGCCTGTTTACTTCAAGCATGCCTTTTGTCCATTTATACGATCCACTGGACGTAGCGAGAGCACAGATACAATCTTCAAGGAGCATGGTCTGCGGAAGGATGCCATAGAAAACTTCTTCTGTCAGTATGACATCTTCCAGAAGAATGTTATTAGCCCTGAAGATGGGTATGGACTTGAGTCTACACAGAAAAAGACAATGTACTGCACAAGGCAGCCAATAGAGAGGCATGCTGCAGAAGTTTACACAATGGGAATGTTCTTGAAATTTCAGAAAGAGCTACTTGATGCATCAGCTTTCAATGTTTTTGAAATAGAAAGCGGCAGAGTTTATGCAGTTAAGAAAACACTGGACTATGAGGAGGCTGAATTTCCCGGAGACTCCTTTTCTGTTGAAGTTGACCTGGGGAACAACATGTTCAATTGCATATGTTCGAAATTCGAGCGAGACGGAATGCTTTGTTGCCATGTTCTGAGGCTACTCACGCAGTTTGGGGTTAACGTGATACCTGAGAACTACATTAGACAAAGATGGACAAAGAAGTTCAGAGAGGAGTTACAAAAGCTTCACGGCACGGAAAAGACAAGGTCAACTGTTTCACAGAATGCCTTGTGA